The genome window CGTCGTCATGGTTGCCAGATTAGACCGGTCGTCTAGAATGAGTCAAACTCGCAGCATTCGAAAAAACCGTAATCCCTTCCAAGAGGAGTTTCCCGTGATCAAATCCCGTGCCGCGGTGGCGTTTGCCCCCAACAAACCGCTGGAAGTTGTCGAAGTTGATGTTGCCCCGCCGAAAAAAGGTGAGGTCCTGGTGCGCATAGTCGCGACCGGTGTCTGCCATACCGATGCCTATACCCTTTCTGGAGCCGACTCTGAAGGCAACTTCCCGGCGATCCTGGGCCACGAAGGTGGTGGTGTTGTTGAGGCCGTGGGTGAAGGCGTAACGTCGCTGGAAGTCGGCGACCACGTAATCCCGCTGTATACCGCAGAGTGTGGCACCTGCAAATTCTGCACGTCTGGCAAAACCAATCTGTGTAGCTCGGTGCGGGAAACCCAGGGCAAGGGCGTGATGCCGGACGGCACCAGCCGCTTCAGCTACAAGGGTGAACCCATCTATCACTACATGGGGTGCTCTACCTTTTCCGAATTCACTGTGCTGCCCGAAGTATCTCTCGCCAAGATCCCCAAGGAAGCCCCCCTGGACAAGGTCTGTCTGCTCGGTTGCGGTGTTACCACCGGCATCGGCGCGGTGCTGAATACGGCAAAGGTTGAAGAGGGTGCAACCGTCGCTATCTTCGGTCTGGGTGGCATCGGCCTGGCCGCCATCATCGGTGCCAAGATGGCCAAAGCCGGCCGGATCATCGGCGTCGACATCAACCCGGGCAAATTCGACATTGCCAAACAGCTGGGTGCCACCGATGTGGTCAATCCCAACGACTACGACAAGCCGATTCAGGAAGTGATTGTCGAGATGACCGACGGCGGTGCCGACTACACCTTCGAGTGCGTGGGCAATGTGAAACTGATGCGTGCGGCGCTTGAGGCATGTCACAAGGGCTGGGGCGAATCCACCATCATCGGTGTTGCCGGTGCCGGGGAGGAAATCAGCACCCGTCCGTTCCAGCTGGTCACCGGTCGGGTCTGGCGTGGTTCAGCCTTCGGTGGTGTGAAAGGCCGTACCGAACTGCCGGGCTACGTGGAAAAAGCCGAGAAAGGTGAGATTCCGCTGGATGTGTTCATTACCCACGAAATGCCGCTGGAAGACATCAACAAGGCGTTTGACCTGATGCACGAGGGTAAGAGCATTCGGACGGTTATCCACTTCTGAGTGCGGACGGAGCAGGTCAGCGCCTGCTGGCTTGCTCTTCCCGCCTTCTCGAGTTCTCGCCCAGTGGGTATTCGGGAGTGCCCTAAACGAAGGGCGCCAATCCCTTTCTGGGCACTATCGGTCCGTAAGCTTCAATTCGATTCTCCGGTTTTTCTGAAGGGCTTCTGGCGACGTACCATCGGCGACCGGGAAGAATTCACCAAAGCCGGCGGCAACCATGCGCCGCTCGGGCACACCCTGTTCCGCCAGGTAGCGGACCACCGCCACCGCCCGGGCTGTTGAAAGCTCCCAGTTGGACGGGAATTGTGGTGTGTTAATCGGGATCAGGTCGGTGTGACCGTCGATCCGCAGAATCCAGTCAAGATCGTCGGGAATGGAGTCCACTACATCCAGCAGCACTTGAGCCAGCTTGTCGAGTTCTCCTTTGCCGTCAGCCCCGAGCTGTGCCGAACCGGAAGCAAACAGCAATTCCGAGGGCAGCAGGAAACGATCGCCAACAACACGGATGTTCTCATTGGTAGCCAGAATATCCCGTAGCCGGGAAAAGAATTCAGACTGGTATTGTTCCAGTTGATTGACCCGTTCGGCCAGCAGGGTGTTGAGGCGGCGGCTGACATTCTCCAGTTCACCTTCTTTCTCCGCCGTTAGCTGTTCCTGTAGTTTCAGGGCCTTGGTGATCTGCCTCAGTTGCTCCTGGAGCGAGGCAATCTGGTTGGACAGCCGCAGGATCATGGACTGCTGGCTGGCGGATAGTTCGTCCTTCTCCGACGCCGCTTCGGTCAAATTTGCCAGCCGCTCGGACTGGGCCTCCGCTGTGGCTGTTTGCTGCATTAACTGGTTGCGGGTGACTTCCAGCCGTTGTTGCAACTCATTATTGCGGTTCTGACCTGCGCTGAGCTGTTGCTCCAGTGCCTCGGATTTACTTTGCTCCAGTCCCAGTAATTGCGAGATCTCATTCAGGCGCTGGTTCAGGCGGGCCAGTTCGGAGTTTCGGTCTGACAGTGTCTGGGACAGGTAAAGCTGACTGACGACGTACACCAGAAGCATGAAGATCACCAGCATCAGCAATGCCGATAAAGCATCCACGTAACCCGGCCAGACATTGGTGCTGCTGCGACTGCGGCGCTTGGATCCGATCATGGGTGATTATCCATTGCTCTGCCCATGGGGTTATTCCTTGCCCGCAAGTTGATTCTTCAGCCGTTCGTTCTCTTCCAGTAGCTCAGTCATGTCTTCGCGGACGGCCACTGACTGGCTGCTGCCTTCGTCGACGGTGTCGAGGAGGTTGGTTACACCGGTGAGCCACTCTTCCAGGCCGTCATAAAAGCGGTTCTGGGCGTGGCCCGCCTGGATATCGAGAAAGCCCAGAATAAGCGAACCGCCGAGACCCAGGAGGGAGGAGCTGAATGCCGTGCCCATACCCTGCAACGGTGATAACAGCCCGGCCTGAAGATCGGCAAACACCTTGCCGAAGTCGCCCTGGCCCATATCCAGATTGGTAATGACTTCGCCAACGGCATTGATTGTGCCCAATAGCCCCCAGAAGGTGCCCAGCAACCCGAGAAACACCAGCAGGCTAATGAAATAACGGGTAATTTCCCGCTGTTCGTCCATTCGTGAGTGAATGCCGTCCAGAACCGTTCGCAAGGAGAGGGTAGAAAGCTTGAAACGGTCGCGCTTGGACTCTTCCCCGAGCTGACGAGCAAGGGGCTTGAGCAGACGTGGTTCCTGCAGAACCGAGAGTCCGGAGTGCCCGGTTCGGAACTGGGCAATCCAGCGCAACTCCGGGAAGAGCACGAAAACCTGACGGTAAGTTAGCCCGATGCCGACGATCAGGACCCCGACAATCAGCAGGTTAAATACCCAGTTGGCCATGAACGCAGTCATCAGCGGCTTGTGGATCAGCACGCCTACGACAGCGACGACCGCCAGGAAAATTGTCATCCAGAAAAGTGTGTGCTTCGGATTGCTCATGTAAATGGTCAGCCTTTCGGAGTATTCCTGAAAACGTTAGCACAGAA of Marinobacter sediminum contains these proteins:
- a CDS encoding S-(hydroxymethyl)glutathione dehydrogenase/class III alcohol dehydrogenase, which codes for MIKSRAAVAFAPNKPLEVVEVDVAPPKKGEVLVRIVATGVCHTDAYTLSGADSEGNFPAILGHEGGGVVEAVGEGVTSLEVGDHVIPLYTAECGTCKFCTSGKTNLCSSVRETQGKGVMPDGTSRFSYKGEPIYHYMGCSTFSEFTVLPEVSLAKIPKEAPLDKVCLLGCGVTTGIGAVLNTAKVEEGATVAIFGLGGIGLAAIIGAKMAKAGRIIGVDINPGKFDIAKQLGATDVVNPNDYDKPIQEVIVEMTDGGADYTFECVGNVKLMRAALEACHKGWGESTIIGVAGAGEEISTRPFQLVTGRVWRGSAFGGVKGRTELPGYVEKAEKGEIPLDVFITHEMPLEDINKAFDLMHEGKSIRTVIHF
- a CDS encoding peptidoglycan -binding protein: MIGSKRRSRSSTNVWPGYVDALSALLMLVIFMLLVYVVSQLYLSQTLSDRNSELARLNQRLNEISQLLGLEQSKSEALEQQLSAGQNRNNELQQRLEVTRNQLMQQTATAEAQSERLANLTEAASEKDELSASQQSMILRLSNQIASLQEQLRQITKALKLQEQLTAEKEGELENVSRRLNTLLAERVNQLEQYQSEFFSRLRDILATNENIRVVGDRFLLPSELLFASGSAQLGADGKGELDKLAQVLLDVVDSIPDDLDWILRIDGHTDLIPINTPQFPSNWELSTARAVAVVRYLAEQGVPERRMVAAGFGEFFPVADGTSPEALQKNRRIELKLTDR
- a CDS encoding flagellar motor protein MotA encodes the protein MSNPKHTLFWMTIFLAVVAVVGVLIHKPLMTAFMANWVFNLLIVGVLIVGIGLTYRQVFVLFPELRWIAQFRTGHSGLSVLQEPRLLKPLARQLGEESKRDRFKLSTLSLRTVLDGIHSRMDEQREITRYFISLLVFLGLLGTFWGLLGTINAVGEVITNLDMGQGDFGKVFADLQAGLLSPLQGMGTAFSSSLLGLGGSLILGFLDIQAGHAQNRFYDGLEEWLTGVTNLLDTVDEGSSQSVAVREDMTELLEENERLKNQLAGKE